A single window of Pseudomonas lijiangensis DNA harbors:
- a CDS encoding methionine ABC transporter ATP-binding protein: MIEFHNVHKTYRVAGKDIPALHPTSLRVEDGQVYGLIGHSGAGKSTLLRLINRLETPSGGQIVVDGEDVTALDANGLRRFRQQVGMIFQHFNLLSSKTVADNVAMPLTLAGTMSRDQIDQRVAELLERVGLSDHARKYPAQLSGGQKQRVGIARALATKPKILLCDEATSALDPQTTASVLQLLAEINRELKLTIVLITHEMDVIRRVCDQVAVMDAGVIVEQGNVADVFLHPQHPTTKRFVQEDEQVDENEQRDDFAHVQGRIVRLTFQGDATYAPLLGTVARETGVDYSILAGRIDRIKDTPYGQLTLAITGGDMEAAFTRFTAADVHMEVLR, translated from the coding sequence GTGATCGAGTTTCATAACGTCCATAAAACCTATCGGGTTGCAGGCAAGGATATTCCGGCCCTGCATCCCACCAGCCTGCGTGTCGAAGACGGCCAGGTATACGGCCTGATCGGCCATTCCGGCGCCGGCAAAAGTACTTTGCTGCGCCTGATCAACCGCCTTGAAACCCCGAGTGGCGGGCAGATAGTGGTCGACGGCGAAGATGTCACGGCACTGGACGCCAACGGCCTTCGGCGTTTCCGTCAGCAGGTCGGGATGATTTTCCAGCATTTCAACCTGCTGTCCTCCAAGACCGTTGCCGACAACGTGGCCATGCCGCTGACACTGGCGGGCACTATGTCCCGCGACCAGATCGATCAGCGAGTGGCCGAGCTGCTGGAGCGTGTCGGTCTGTCCGACCATGCCAGAAAGTACCCGGCGCAACTGTCTGGCGGGCAGAAGCAGCGCGTCGGCATTGCCCGCGCCCTGGCGACCAAGCCCAAGATCCTGCTGTGCGATGAAGCCACCAGCGCCCTGGACCCGCAGACCACTGCGTCGGTGTTGCAGTTGCTGGCCGAGATCAATCGCGAGTTGAAACTGACCATCGTGCTCATCACCCATGAAATGGACGTGATCCGCCGTGTCTGCGATCAGGTGGCCGTGATGGACGCCGGTGTGATCGTCGAACAGGGCAATGTGGCCGATGTGTTCCTGCACCCGCAGCATCCGACCACCAAGCGCTTCGTCCAGGAGGATGAGCAGGTCGACGAGAACGAGCAGCGTGACGACTTTGCCCATGTGCAGGGCCGCATCGTGCGCCTGACCTTCCAGGGCGATGCCACTTACGCGCCGCTGCTGGGCACCGTCGCCCGGGAAACCGGCGTGGACTACAGCATCCTGGCGGGCCGTATCGACCGCATCAAGGACACACCTTACGGGCAACTGACGCTGGCCATCACTGGCGGCGACATGGAGGCCGCCTTCACCCGCTTCACCGCCGCTGACGTTCATATGGAGGTGCTGCGCTGA
- a CDS encoding methionine ABC transporter permease has product MDAFLNLFSNVDWYEIWVATGDTLIMLSVSLGFTILLGLPLGVLMFLTSPRQLLEHKQLYATVGLIVNMLRALPFIILLIVMMPLTEIITGTSLGILGTLPPLIAGATPFFARLVETALREVDKGIIEATQAMGATTRQIILKALLPEARPGILAAITVTAIALVSFTAMAGAVGAGGLGDLAIRYGYQRFQNDVMFVTVVLLLVLVQILQTVGDKLVAHFTHR; this is encoded by the coding sequence ATGGACGCTTTCCTGAATCTGTTTTCCAACGTCGACTGGTATGAAATCTGGGTCGCCACGGGCGATACCCTGATCATGCTCAGTGTCTCGCTGGGTTTCACCATCCTGTTGGGCCTGCCTCTGGGCGTGCTGATGTTCCTGACCTCGCCGCGCCAGTTGCTGGAACACAAGCAGCTGTATGCGACGGTCGGGTTGATCGTCAACATGCTGCGCGCCCTGCCCTTCATCATCCTGCTGATCGTGATGATGCCGCTGACCGAGATCATCACCGGCACGTCGCTGGGCATTCTCGGTACGCTGCCGCCGCTGATTGCCGGTGCCACGCCGTTCTTTGCCCGTCTGGTGGAAACCGCCTTGCGTGAAGTGGACAAAGGCATCATCGAAGCGACCCAGGCCATGGGCGCCACGACCCGGCAGATCATCCTCAAGGCGCTGCTGCCCGAGGCGCGTCCCGGCATTCTGGCTGCCATTACCGTGACTGCCATTGCGCTGGTGTCCTTCACTGCCATGGCGGGTGCCGTGGGTGCTGGCGGGCTGGGTGACCTGGCGATCCGCTACGGTTATCAGCGCTTCCAGAACGACGTGATGTTCGTGACGGTCGTATTGTTGCTGGTGCTGGTGCAGATTCTGCAAACCGTCGGCGACAAGCTGGTCGCGCACTTCACCCATCGTTAA
- a CDS encoding PA5502 family lipoprotein, translating to MKPLASRYLLLFAFSILLGACQSAPTVETPVAEAQPDGFAQLEQSITSNELATAEEQLATLQAAAPTDIRLEPFQRRLAEAYLSRSQIGLQKGDMNAAAAALSRARALMPKAPALTSGVNGAIAHARKAELEKAEAELRAAEARRVAKLIDPDAESTTIDLKIGDMPQLRRQLDAIASDTVAFNCEVLLQVPRTDDYPWLATLLTKRVVKINPDFELELRRQIERNESAQIVLTPAKPVRE from the coding sequence ATGAAGCCTCTCGCCTCCCGTTATCTGCTGCTTTTCGCATTTTCCATCCTGTTGGGTGCCTGCCAGAGTGCCCCGACTGTTGAAACGCCTGTGGCCGAAGCTCAGCCAGACGGGTTCGCTCAGCTGGAGCAAAGCATTACCAGCAATGAATTGGCGACGGCCGAAGAGCAATTGGCGACCCTGCAGGCTGCAGCACCTACTGACATCCGTCTGGAGCCCTTTCAGCGCAGACTGGCTGAAGCCTATCTGAGCCGCAGCCAGATAGGCCTGCAGAAAGGCGACATGAATGCCGCTGCTGCGGCATTGAGCCGTGCTCGTGCGCTGATGCCCAAGGCACCGGCGCTGACCAGCGGGGTCAATGGCGCCATTGCTCATGCCCGCAAGGCAGAGCTGGAAAAAGCCGAAGCTGAATTGCGCGCTGCTGAAGCCAGGCGCGTTGCGAAGCTGATCGACCCGGACGCCGAAAGCACCACCATCGATTTGAAAATCGGTGACATGCCGCAATTGCGTCGCCAACTGGATGCGATTGCCTCCGATACAGTGGCATTCAATTGCGAAGTCCTGTTGCAGGTTCCCCGCACCGACGATTACCCATGGCTGGCGACTCTGCTGACCAAGCGGGTGGTCAAGATCAATCCTGACTTTGAGCTGGAGTTGCGCCGTCAGATCGAGCGCAATGAGTCAGCGCAGATTGTTTTGACCCCGGCCAAGCCTGTTCGCGAATAA
- the katE gene encoding catalase HPII: protein MKSGPGNEETHPMSSPKKPPVSDTPKSELAGTDTLDRGNTNEKLESLEPFRSDATQQALRTNQGVRIADNQNTLKTGSRGPSLLEDFIMREKITHFDHERIPERIVHARGTAAHGYFQSYDDHATLSKAGFLRDPGKKTPVFVRFSTVQGPRGSGDTVRDVRGFAVKFYTDEGNFDLVGNNMPVFFIQDAIKFPDFVHAVKPEPHNEIPTGGSAHDTFWDFVSLVPESAHMVLWTMSDRAIPKSLRTMQGFGVHTFRLINTEGKSTFVKFHWKPKYGVCSLVWDEAQKLAGKDTDFHRRDLWESIEMGDYPEWELGVQIVAEEDEHNFDFDLLDPTKIIPEELVPVTPLGKMVLNRNPDNFFAETEQVAFCPGHIVPGIDFSNDPLLQGRLFSYTDTQISRLGGPNFHEIPINRPVAPNHNGQRDAQHRTTIHKGRTSYEPNSIDGGWPKETPVAAEDGGFESYPERIDAHKIRERSESFGDHFSQATLFFQSMSKHEKEHIISAYSFELGKVEREYIRARTVNEILANIDLELAGRVAQNLGLPAPKAGTVPARASSIKQSPALSQANLLSGDIASRKVAILVANGVDAKAVEALKAALQAEGAHGKVLGPTSAPVVTADGKSLAVDASMEGLPSVAFDAVFIPGGKDSIKALSTDGVALHFVLEAYKHLKAIALAGDAKTLQDLLHLDQDAGLLVVTGSSYDAFFKAIAQHRVWDREPKAKAVPA from the coding sequence ATGAAGTCAGGGCCAGGGAATGAGGAGACGCACCCGATGTCTAGCCCGAAAAAGCCGCCAGTCAGCGATACACCCAAAAGCGAACTGGCAGGAACAGACACCCTTGATCGAGGCAATACCAACGAGAAACTGGAAAGCCTCGAACCGTTTCGCTCCGATGCAACGCAACAGGCACTGCGCACCAATCAGGGCGTCAGGATCGCCGATAACCAGAACACGCTGAAAACCGGCAGCCGGGGTCCTTCGTTGCTTGAAGACTTCATCATGCGCGAGAAGATCACTCACTTTGACCATGAGCGCATCCCGGAACGTATCGTTCATGCACGGGGTACTGCGGCGCATGGTTACTTCCAGAGCTACGACGATCACGCCACCTTGAGCAAGGCCGGCTTCCTTCGCGACCCGGGCAAGAAAACCCCGGTGTTCGTGCGCTTCTCCACCGTGCAAGGGCCACGGGGATCGGGCGACACGGTGCGGGATGTTCGCGGTTTTGCGGTGAAGTTCTACACCGATGAAGGCAATTTCGACCTGGTTGGCAACAACATGCCGGTTTTTTTCATTCAGGATGCCATCAAGTTTCCGGACTTCGTGCATGCCGTGAAGCCAGAACCGCACAACGAAATCCCAACCGGTGGTTCGGCTCACGACACCTTCTGGGACTTTGTATCGCTGGTGCCGGAATCGGCGCACATGGTGCTGTGGACCATGTCCGACCGCGCCATTCCGAAAAGCCTGCGCACCATGCAGGGTTTCGGTGTCCACACCTTTCGCCTGATCAATACCGAAGGCAAATCGACCTTCGTGAAGTTTCACTGGAAACCCAAATACGGCGTCTGCTCGCTGGTCTGGGATGAAGCCCAGAAGCTGGCAGGCAAGGACACCGACTTCCATCGCCGGGACCTGTGGGAATCCATTGAAATGGGCGACTACCCCGAGTGGGAGCTTGGCGTACAGATTGTTGCCGAAGAAGATGAACATAACTTCGACTTCGATCTGCTGGACCCCACCAAGATCATTCCAGAAGAGCTGGTGCCGGTGACGCCCCTGGGCAAGATGGTGCTCAACCGCAACCCGGACAACTTCTTTGCCGAAACCGAGCAGGTCGCGTTCTGCCCGGGTCATATCGTGCCGGGCATCGACTTCTCCAATGACCCGCTGCTGCAAGGCCGACTGTTCTCCTACACCGACACCCAGATCAGCCGCCTGGGCGGGCCGAACTTCCACGAGATCCCGATCAACCGGCCGGTCGCGCCCAACCATAACGGGCAGCGCGATGCGCAACATCGCACGACGATCCACAAGGGCCGCACGTCCTACGAGCCGAACTCCATCGATGGTGGCTGGCCGAAGGAAACCCCTGTCGCGGCAGAGGACGGTGGTTTCGAGTCGTACCCGGAACGCATCGATGCGCACAAGATACGCGAGCGCAGCGAGTCCTTTGGCGATCACTTCTCCCAGGCCACGCTGTTCTTCCAGAGCATGAGCAAGCACGAGAAAGAACACATCATCTCGGCTTACAGCTTCGAGCTGGGCAAGGTGGAACGTGAATATATCCGGGCACGGACAGTGAACGAGATTCTGGCCAACATCGATCTTGAGCTGGCCGGTCGCGTTGCACAGAACCTCGGCCTGCCTGCGCCAAAAGCCGGGACAGTGCCTGCCAGAGCTTCGTCTATCAAGCAGTCGCCAGCATTGAGCCAAGCCAATCTGCTCTCGGGCGACATTGCTTCGCGCAAGGTCGCCATTCTGGTAGCCAATGGCGTGGACGCAAAAGCCGTCGAGGCCTTGAAAGCGGCTCTGCAGGCCGAAGGTGCCCACGGCAAAGTGCTGGGGCCGACTTCGGCGCCTGTGGTCACAGCCGACGGCAAGAGCCTGGCAGTGGATGCTTCGATGGAGGGTCTGCCTTCAGTGGCGTTCGATGCGGTATTCATCCCGGGCGGCAAGGACTCGATAAAAGCCTTGAGCACTGACGGGGTTGCCTTGCATTTCGTGCTGGAAGCCTACAAACACCTCAAGGCTATCGCGCTGGCTGGCGATGCGAAGACGTTGCAGGATCTGCTGCATCTGGATCAGGACGCCGGATTGCTGGTGGTGACGGGCAGCTCATACGATGCTTTCTTCAAGGCGATTGCCCAGCATCGGGTGTGGGATCGAGAGCCGAAAGCCAAGGCTGTACCTGCCTGA
- a CDS encoding MetQ/NlpA family ABC transporter substrate-binding protein, translated as MKKLLAVFAAVTALSAQANETLSIAATAVPQAEILEFIKPTLAKEGVDLKIKVFTDYIQPNVQVAEKRLDANFFQHQPYLDEFNKGKGTNLVTVAKVHVEPFGAYSDKYKKLEDLPSGATVALPNDATNEGRAFLLLAKAGLITLKDPSSILATPKDVASNPKNLKFRELEAATLPRVLTQVDLALINTNYALGAKLDPTKDALVIEGAESPYANILVARPDNKDSDAIKKLAAALNTPEVKAFLVEKYKGAVVPAF; from the coding sequence ATGAAAAAACTATTGGCCGTATTTGCCGCCGTTACAGCATTGTCCGCACAGGCCAACGAAACCCTGAGCATCGCCGCGACTGCTGTCCCGCAGGCCGAGATTCTGGAATTCATCAAGCCAACACTGGCCAAGGAAGGCGTGGACCTGAAAATCAAGGTCTTCACCGACTACATCCAGCCGAACGTGCAGGTTGCCGAAAAGCGCCTGGACGCCAACTTCTTCCAGCACCAGCCGTACCTGGATGAGTTCAACAAGGGCAAGGGCACCAACCTGGTCACCGTTGCCAAGGTTCACGTAGAGCCCTTCGGTGCCTACTCGGACAAGTACAAGAAACTGGAAGACCTGCCAAGCGGTGCCACCGTCGCACTGCCAAACGATGCTACCAACGAAGGCCGTGCCTTCCTGTTGCTGGCCAAGGCTGGTCTGATCACCCTCAAGGACCCGAGCAGCATCCTGGCCACGCCTAAAGACGTTGCCAGCAACCCGAAGAACCTGAAGTTCCGTGAGCTGGAAGCCGCCACCCTGCCGCGCGTGCTGACCCAGGTGGATCTGGCGCTGATCAACACCAACTATGCGCTGGGTGCCAAGCTCGATCCAACCAAGGATGCGCTGGTGATCGAAGGTGCCGAGTCGCCTTACGCCAACATTCTGGTTGCCCGCCCGGACAACAAGGATTCGGACGCCATCAAGAAACTGGCTGCTGCGCTGAACACCCCGGAAGTGAAAGCGTTCCTCGTCGAGAAGTACAAAGGCGCTGTGGTTCCGGCGTTCTAA